One genomic segment of Caldimonas brevitalea includes these proteins:
- a CDS encoding nitroreductase, with protein MEFDKVMFGRRSIRGYKPDPVPRALIEEIIGLAMRAPSSMNTQPWNFYVVTGEPLERIRRGNTERMAGGVPQSREFRTGQPFAGVHRERQVGVAKQLFAAMGIARDDQAMRQEWVMRGFRQFDAPVCIIVTYDRVLDGSDDTPFDCGAVTTALVLAAWSRGLGCVINSQGIMQSPVVREHAGIADDQVIMKSVALGWPDETFPANAVVSERKSVAEAAVFVGFNA; from the coding sequence ATGGAGTTTGATAAGGTCATGTTCGGCCGCCGCAGCATCCGCGGCTACAAGCCGGACCCGGTTCCGCGCGCGCTGATTGAGGAGATCATCGGACTCGCCATGCGGGCACCGTCATCGATGAACACGCAGCCCTGGAATTTCTACGTCGTCACGGGCGAGCCGCTCGAACGCATTCGCAGGGGCAATACGGAGCGAATGGCCGGCGGCGTGCCTCAGTCACGCGAATTCCGGACTGGTCAGCCCTTCGCGGGGGTGCATCGAGAGCGTCAGGTCGGCGTTGCCAAGCAACTGTTCGCAGCCATGGGCATCGCTCGGGACGACCAGGCGATGCGCCAGGAGTGGGTGATGCGCGGCTTCCGCCAGTTTGATGCACCCGTCTGCATCATCGTCACTTACGACCGTGTGCTCGATGGCAGCGACGACACGCCCTTCGACTGCGGCGCAGTCACCACGGCGCTCGTCCTCGCTGCCTGGTCGCGGGGCCTGGGCTGCGTCATCAACAGCCAGGGAATCATGCAGTCTCCGGTGGTGCGCGAACACGCCGGTATCGCCGATGATCAGGTGATCATGAAGAGCGTCGCGCTCGGGTGGCCCGATGAGACCTTCCCCGCCAATGCGGTAGTGTCCGAACGCAAGAGCGTTGCGGAAGCAGCGGTCTTCGTCGGGTTCAACGCTTGA
- the prpF gene encoding 2-methylaconitate cis-trans isomerase PrpF produces the protein MAHLPQVKIPATYMRGGTSKGVFFRLQDLPERAQAPGPARDALLLRLIGSPDPYGKQIDGMGGATSSTSKTVIVSRSTRPDHDVDYLFGQVSIDKPFVDWSGNCGNLSSAVGPFAISSGLIEASRIPKDGLATVRIWQANIGKTIIARVPMTAGEVQETGDFELDGVTFPAAEVQLEFVDPAADEEGAGGAMFPTGRVVDDLEVPGVGTLKATMINAGIPTIFVNAEAIGYTGWELQDAINADTKALAMFEAIRAHGAVRMGLIRNVEEAAQRQHTPKVAFVAKPVDHVVSSGKRIGAGEVDLLVRALSMGKLHHAMMGTAAVAIGTAAAIPGTLVNLAAGGGAREAVRFGHPSGTLRVGAQAVQVQGEWSVAKVLMSRSARVLMEGWVRVPGDSF, from the coding sequence ATGGCCCACCTTCCCCAAGTCAAGATTCCCGCCACCTACATGCGCGGCGGCACCAGCAAGGGTGTGTTCTTCCGGCTGCAAGACCTGCCCGAGCGCGCGCAGGCACCAGGCCCGGCGCGCGATGCGCTGCTGCTGCGCCTGATCGGCAGCCCCGACCCGTATGGCAAGCAGATCGACGGCATGGGGGGCGCGACGTCGAGCACCAGCAAGACGGTCATCGTGTCCCGCAGCACGCGGCCCGACCACGACGTGGACTATCTGTTCGGCCAGGTGTCGATCGACAAGCCGTTTGTCGACTGGAGCGGCAATTGCGGCAACCTGTCGTCGGCCGTCGGCCCGTTCGCGATCAGCAGCGGCTTGATCGAGGCCAGCCGCATCCCGAAAGACGGGCTGGCGACGGTGCGCATCTGGCAGGCCAACATCGGCAAGACCATCATCGCGCGGGTGCCGATGACGGCGGGCGAGGTGCAAGAAACCGGTGACTTCGAGCTCGACGGCGTGACCTTCCCGGCGGCCGAGGTGCAACTCGAGTTCGTCGACCCGGCGGCCGATGAAGAAGGGGCGGGCGGCGCGATGTTCCCGACCGGCCGGGTGGTCGACGATCTCGAGGTGCCGGGTGTCGGCACGCTGAAGGCCACGATGATCAACGCCGGCATCCCGACCATCTTCGTCAACGCCGAGGCGATCGGCTACACAGGGTGGGAACTGCAGGATGCCATCAATGCCGACACCAAGGCGCTGGCGATGTTCGAGGCGATCCGGGCTCACGGTGCCGTGCGCATGGGGTTGATCCGCAACGTCGAGGAGGCGGCGCAGCGTCAGCACACGCCCAAGGTCGCCTTTGTCGCCAAGCCGGTCGACCATGTGGTCTCGAGCGGCAAGCGCATCGGTGCGGGCGAGGTCGATCTGCTGGTGCGCGCGCTGTCGATGGGCAAGCTGCATCACGCGATGATGGGCACTGCGGCGGTCGCCATCGGCACGGCGGCAGCGATTCCCGGCACGCTCGTGAACCTGGCCGCCGGAGGCGGTGCGCGCGAGGCCGTGCGCTTCGGCCACCCGTCGGGCACCTTGCGCGTGGGCGCTCAGGCGGTCCAGGTGCAGGGGGAATGGAGCGTGGCCAAAGTCCTCATGAGCCGCAGCGCGCGCGTGCTGATGGAGGGGTGGGTGCGCGTGCCCGGGGACAGTTTCTGA